A single region of the Devosia sp. FJ2-5-3 genome encodes:
- a CDS encoding ribonuclease E/G: protein MATKRMLVDAIHPEETRIVVTAGNRLEEFDFESATRRQLRGNIYLAKVTRVEPSLQAAFVEYGGNRHGFLAFSEIHPDYYQIPVADREALLLEEEHEEQEDEAQGEVEQAPVAEAGAESDTESHEGEEHSHIEQAPANSEPVESIGGADALEEVPERRRSSQHRRHQYKIQEVVKRRQVMLVQVVKEERGNKGAALTTYLSLAGRYSVLMPNTARGGGISRKITNAADRKRLKEITSDLEVPQGMGVILRTAGASRTKAEVKRDFEYLMRLWESVRTLTLQSQAPCLVYEEGSLIKRTIRDLYNKDIDEVLVAGDNAFREAKDFMKMIMPSHSKNVKLYVEEQPLFSKYGIEAQLDQMFSPVVTLPSGGYIVINPTEALVSIDVNSGRSTKEHNIEDTALQTNLEAADEVARQLRLRDLAGLIVIDFIDMMENRSNRAVERKLKECLKDDRARIQVGRISHFGLMEMSRQRIRFGVVESSTHKCPICDGTGLVRSTESLALMIMRHIEDHVLRKQGQSINVRVPTDVALYILNFKRDTLTALESRNALSITITADSKLTGHQFSIEKGETRVASYADQRAASHVRVDSAVIEDEVEEPEVEVEADEEVAETEDRSASAESADGEGGGRRRRRRRRRGGNGERGEERAPQVAVEAISDTEAEASDEDGDSESESDDVSATDADGEPRRRRRRGRRGGRRNRRDQDESNGTEETRVPVAAAADETVAPAPAAVAEPKAEVSQPVETTVEAAPEVAPVSEDAAPAAEETPAEKPKRKPRTRKPKAEPAAETATPAVAEQAEVAPPSEETAAEKPKRKPRTRKPKAEAVAEPASAPEAGAPADAAPIETAVAAAAPAEAQVELAPAAAEPAMEAPAEARPRRARKELPPEGVVVASSAAPEAEAPSDGDEPDKKKKVGWWQRRLGLG from the coding sequence ATGGCGACCAAAAGAATGCTGGTGGATGCCATCCACCCGGAAGAAACACGGATTGTCGTTACCGCCGGTAACCGGCTCGAGGAATTTGATTTCGAATCGGCGACCCGCCGCCAGTTGCGGGGCAACATTTACCTCGCCAAGGTCACTCGGGTAGAACCCTCCCTGCAGGCGGCCTTCGTAGAATATGGCGGCAACCGCCACGGATTCCTCGCTTTCAGCGAAATCCACCCAGACTACTATCAGATCCCCGTCGCTGACCGCGAAGCGCTTCTGCTTGAAGAAGAGCACGAAGAGCAGGAAGACGAAGCCCAGGGCGAGGTCGAACAGGCCCCCGTCGCCGAAGCCGGTGCTGAGTCCGATACCGAATCGCATGAGGGCGAAGAGCACAGCCATATCGAACAGGCCCCGGCCAATTCCGAGCCGGTCGAGTCCATCGGCGGTGCGGATGCCCTTGAGGAAGTGCCCGAGCGTCGTCGCTCCAGCCAGCACCGTCGGCACCAGTACAAGATCCAGGAAGTGGTCAAGCGCCGCCAGGTGATGCTGGTGCAGGTCGTCAAGGAAGAGCGCGGCAACAAAGGCGCGGCTCTCACGACCTATCTCTCGCTGGCTGGCCGCTACTCGGTTCTGATGCCCAACACCGCCCGTGGCGGCGGCATCTCCCGCAAGATCACCAACGCCGCCGACCGTAAGCGCCTCAAGGAAATCACCTCCGACCTCGAGGTGCCACAAGGCATGGGCGTCATCCTGCGCACGGCCGGTGCTTCGCGTACAAAGGCTGAGGTCAAGCGCGACTTCGAATACCTGATGCGCCTGTGGGAGAGCGTTCGCACGCTGACTCTGCAGAGCCAGGCGCCATGTCTCGTCTATGAGGAAGGTTCGCTGATCAAGCGCACGATCCGCGATCTCTACAACAAGGACATCGATGAAGTTCTGGTGGCGGGCGACAATGCCTTCCGCGAGGCCAAGGACTTCATGAAGATGATCATGCCGTCCCACTCCAAGAACGTGAAGCTATATGTCGAAGAGCAGCCGCTGTTCTCGAAATATGGCATCGAGGCACAGCTCGACCAGATGTTCTCCCCGGTGGTGACCCTGCCCTCCGGCGGCTACATCGTCATCAACCCGACCGAGGCGCTCGTCTCTATCGACGTGAACTCGGGACGCTCCACCAAGGAGCACAATATCGAGGACACTGCGCTCCAGACCAATCTGGAAGCGGCAGATGAAGTTGCCCGCCAGCTGCGCCTGCGCGACCTGGCCGGCCTCATCGTCATCGACTTCATCGACATGATGGAAAACCGCTCCAACAGGGCGGTCGAGCGCAAGCTCAAGGAATGCCTCAAGGACGATCGCGCCCGCATCCAGGTTGGCCGCATCAGCCATTTCGGCCTGATGGAAATGAGCCGCCAGCGCATCCGCTTCGGCGTGGTGGAAAGCTCGACCCACAAGTGCCCGATCTGCGACGGCACGGGTCTCGTGCGCTCCACCGAGTCTTTGGCGCTGATGATCATGCGTCACATCGAGGACCACGTTCTGCGCAAGCAGGGCCAGTCGATCAATGTGCGTGTCCCCACCGACGTTGCCCTCTATATTCTCAATTTCAAACGCGACACCCTGACCGCGCTGGAATCGCGCAACGCTCTGTCGATCACCATCACGGCCGACAGCAAGCTTACCGGTCACCAGTTCTCCATCGAGAAAGGTGAAACCCGCGTCGCCTCCTATGCCGATCAGCGCGCTGCGAGCCATGTGCGCGTGGATAGCGCCGTGATCGAGGACGAAGTCGAGGAGCCAGAGGTCGAAGTCGAGGCAGACGAAGAGGTTGCCGAGACCGAAGATCGTTCCGCCAGTGCCGAAAGCGCGGACGGCGAAGGTGGTGGCCGTCGCCGCCGGCGTCGCCGGCGTCGCGGTGGCAATGGAGAGCGCGGTGAAGAACGCGCACCCCAGGTTGCAGTCGAAGCCATCTCGGACACTGAAGCCGAAGCCTCCGATGAGGACGGCGATAGCGAGAGCGAAAGCGACGACGTTTCGGCGACCGATGCCGATGGCGAACCACGCCGCCGCCGCCGTCGCGGCCGTCGCGGCGGTCGTCGCAATCGTCGCGATCAGGACGAGAGCAACGGCACCGAGGAGACACGTGTTCCTGTAGCCGCCGCGGCCGACGAAACTGTCGCGCCGGCGCCTGCTGCAGTGGCCGAGCCCAAGGCAGAGGTGTCTCAGCCGGTCGAAACGACGGTTGAGGCTGCTCCGGAAGTGGCTCCGGTTTCTGAGGACGCTGCGCCTGCCGCCGAGGAAACGCCGGCCGAAAAGCCCAAGCGCAAGCCGCGGACCCGCAAGCCCAAGGCCGAGCCTGCTGCTGAAACCGCGACACCAGCCGTGGCAGAACAGGCTGAAGTTGCCCCTCCTTCGGAAGAAACTGCGGCTGAAAAGCCCAAGCGCAAGCCGCGGACCCGCAAGCCCAAGGCCGAAGCGGTAGCAGAACCAGCTTCCGCCCCCGAGGCAGGTGCTCCGGCAGATGCGGCTCCGATCGAGACCGCGGTGGCAGCCGCCGCACCAGCGGAAGCACAGGTTGAACTGGCACCTGCCGCAGCAGAGCCAGCAATGGAAGCTCCGGCTGAAGCCCGGCCGCGTCGCGCCCGCAAGGAACTGCCGCCCGAGGGTGTCGTGGTGGCCTCAAGCGCTGCTCCCGAGGCCGAAGCTCCGAGCGATGGCGATGAGCCCGACAAGAAGAAAAAGGTCGGTTGGTGGCAGCGCCGCCTCGGCCTAGGCTAA
- a CDS encoding GNAT family N-acetyltransferase, with protein sequence MIPILRTDRLILRPPLVNDFPPYAAMMRSSRAVFMGGPFDERQAWGMFSSDVAMWSLFGHGALMIDLASSGECVGQVGINHGPLFPEKELGWMLYDGHEGYGYATEAGMAMKDWAFGIAGLDHLVSYFDPANHRSMAVSARLGGVPDPDAPVQDEGDVVYRYQRG encoded by the coding sequence GTGATACCAATTCTCAGAACAGACCGCCTGATCCTGCGACCGCCTCTCGTGAACGACTTTCCGCCCTATGCAGCGATGATGCGGTCATCACGCGCCGTGTTCATGGGCGGCCCCTTTGACGAGCGACAGGCCTGGGGGATGTTTTCCAGCGATGTGGCCATGTGGTCGCTCTTCGGCCACGGCGCGCTGATGATAGACCTCGCATCAAGCGGTGAATGCGTGGGGCAGGTGGGGATCAACCATGGTCCGCTCTTCCCCGAAAAAGAGCTGGGCTGGATGCTCTATGATGGACACGAAGGATATGGCTACGCAACGGAGGCGGGCATGGCCATGAAAGACTGGGCCTTTGGAATAGCGGGCCTTGACCACCTGGTGAGCTATTTCGATCCCGCCAATCACCGGTCCATGGCCGTTTCCGCAAGGCTGGGCGGCGTACCGGATCCAGATGCGCCGGTGCAGGACGAGGGCGACGTCGTCTACCGCTACCAGCGCGGCTGA
- a CDS encoding DUF4386 domain-containing protein, which translates to MALLQRSTGLAMIAVPVIFMTAFTGLQMSFNYPDVLREPPADILARFSAGGPALLATWYVFMLSALAFIPVGVLSGLWLMPRHPVAAAFSATFGILAGLVQGLGLLRWVIHVPSLAAAPEDMTTQAVFNAFHLYVGAGIGEHFGYLFTALWTVSVSVALMARYRLMAWAGIVVAIGIMVGMAEPFGFAAAGMINAISYTAWAVWLIVLGILVLRQKDG; encoded by the coding sequence ATGGCTTTGCTGCAACGCTCCACCGGGCTGGCGATGATCGCCGTGCCCGTGATTTTCATGACGGCCTTTACCGGCCTCCAGATGAGCTTCAACTATCCAGATGTCCTGCGCGAGCCGCCAGCCGACATACTGGCGCGTTTCTCGGCGGGCGGACCAGCGCTGCTCGCCACCTGGTATGTATTCATGCTGTCGGCCCTTGCCTTCATACCGGTGGGGGTTCTGTCGGGTCTCTGGCTGATGCCACGCCATCCGGTTGCAGCGGCCTTTTCGGCAACATTCGGGATCCTTGCTGGCCTGGTTCAGGGTCTCGGCCTCCTGCGCTGGGTGATCCATGTGCCAAGCCTGGCCGCTGCGCCGGAAGACATGACCACGCAAGCGGTGTTCAACGCCTTCCACCTCTATGTCGGGGCCGGAATTGGCGAACATTTCGGCTATTTGTTTACCGCGCTCTGGACAGTGTCCGTGTCGGTCGCCCTGATGGCCCGGTATCGATTGATGGCCTGGGCGGGGATCGTGGTGGCCATCGGGATCATGGTTGGCATGGCCGAGCCTTTCGGCTTTGCTGCGGCCGGGATGATCAATGCGATTTCGTACACCGCCTGGGCGGTGTGGCTGATCGTACTGGGCATCCTCGTGTTGCGGCAGAAGGATGGCTGA